A stretch of the Metopolophium dirhodum isolate CAU chromosome 8, ASM1992520v1, whole genome shotgun sequence genome encodes the following:
- the LOC132949956 gene encoding ecotropic viral integration site 5 ortholog isoform X3 — MAPRERSKLCSRKKYFRNSISIYIRVQSRRIRGTGSSQDGEEDVWGLWGQVVNDWDNYNKKKNAYLKELVRKGVPHHFRGIVWQLLCGANDSPIRKQYPEYIKATSACEKVIRRDIARTYPEHDFFKEKDGLGQESLFNVMKAYSLHDREVGYCQGSGFIVGLLLMQMPEEEAFAVFVKIMQDYKMRDMFKPTMAELGLCMYQLENLVQDHIPELFVHFQSQSFHTSMYASSWFLTLFTTALALPTACRIIDVFLSEGIEIIFKVALALLQLGKDDLLCLDMEGMLRFFQKELPSRANSDADGLMAQALIIKYNVKRMKKLEKEYTAFKSKEQEEMVELKKLRTENRLLRQKVELLEAESSELAGLLVRGQVSRAEEEETTFIVQRELTALRHTHLETTHALENALDEIKQMSFLITENHNSCQSSLDELSIKQEQLSLKEEMISDLQEELVKVRLRDAENEAAIRDLKDKIGELEHDKKTLRESVVDNSVAHLQEELIAVKLREAEANLSLKDLRQRVNEINSQWQRHLQDKKRIDPPPAPDSTPKKIGNLLNWNNAETQRLEEELMTSKLREMETLAELKELRLKVMELETQVQVSGNQLRRQDDDNKAVREQLELAETKQRDIVAKLREQQNKYTDLESKMKHDMISSRIREAEHAQMVAELNQKISRLEVKNEEMVTEGELRNNSLDDSDKVKELQDKVADLKAEVMRLEAWKQRWVNNGNTIGKTERSASVDTTESEMDDSADLHLRLSS; from the exons atggcACCTCGCGAACGATCGAAGTTGTGCAGtcgaaaaaagtattttagaaATAGTATTTCTATTTACATTCGTGTTCAATCCCGAAGAATTCGAG GTACAGGCTCAAGTCAAGATGGTGAGGAAGATGTATGGGGTCTTTGGGGACAAGTCGTTAATGACTGGGATAATTACAACAAGAAAAAAAACGCATACCTCAAAGAATTAGTTAGAAAAGGAGTGCCACACCATTTCCGAGGAATCGTGTGGCAATTGTTATGTGGCGCTAATGATTCACCAATCAGAAAACAATACCCAGAATACATCAAAGCCACATCAGCGTGTGAAAAA gtaATCAGGAGGGACATTGCACGTACCTATCCTGAACACGATTTCTTCAAAGAAAAAGATGGACTTGGGCAAGAAAGCCTGTTCAACGTCATGAAAGCTTATTCGTTACATGATCGTGAGGTGGGCTACTGCCAAGGTTCAGGATTTATAGTTGGGTTATTATTAATGCAAATGCCTGAGGAAGAAGCATTTGCTGTTTTTGTAAAGATAATGCAAGACTATAAAATGCGAGACATGTTCAAACCAACCATGGCTGAACTTGGTCTGTGCATGTATCAATTAGAAAATTTGGTccag gaTCACATTCCAGAACTTTTTGTACATTTCCAATCACAAAGCTTCCATACTAGTATGTACGCAAGTAGTTGGTTTCTGACATTATTCACCACTGCACTTGCATTACCTACTGCTTGCAG gattattgatgtttttttatCCGAAggaatagaaataatatttaaggtgGCCTTAGCATTGCTTCAATTAGGTAAAGATGATCTCTTGTGTTTAGATATGGAAGGAATGCTTAGA tttttccagAAAGAATTACCTTCCCGTGCTAATTCTGATGCTGATGGTCTGATGGCACAAGCtcttatcattaaatataatgttaaacgcatgaaaaaattagaaaaagaaTATACAGCCTTTAAGAGTAAAGAACAGGAAGAAATGGTTGAACTCAAG AAACTTCGAACTGAAAATCGCTTGCTAAGACAAAAAGTTGAACTTCTTGAAGCTGAGTCTAGTGAACTTGCCGGTCTGTTAGTAAGGGGCCAAGTATCCCGTGCTGAAGAAGAAGAAACAACATTTATTGTACAACGAGAATTAACAGCTCTAAGACATACACATTTAGAGACAACTCATGCTCTAGAAAATGCTTTGGACGAAATTAAACAAATGTCTTTTTTGATAACAGAAAAC CACAACTCTTGTCAATCATCTCTGGATGAGCTTTCAATAAAACAAGAACAATTATCACTTAAAGAAGAAATGATCAGTGATCTTCAAGAAGAATTGGTCAAAGTTAGATTAAGAGATGCTGAAAACGAGGCTGCAATACGTGATCTTAAGGATAAAATCGGGGAGTTAGAACAT gaCAAGAAAACTCTTCGAGAATCAGTTGTGGACAATTCAGTTGCACATCTTCAAGAAGAATTGATTGCTGTAAAATTGAGAGAAGCGGAAGCCAACCTATCTTTAAAAGATCTCAGACAACGAGTTAATGAAATCAACTCGCAATGGCAAAGGCATTTGCAAGATAAAAAAAGGATCGACCCACCGCCTGCACCCGATTCAACACCCAAAAAAATTGGTAACCTATTAAACTGGAACAATGCAGAAACTCAGCGGCTTGAAGAAGAACTTATGACTTCTAAACTTAGAGAAATGGAAACTTTGGCTGAACTTAAAGAACTTAGATTAAAA gtcATGGAACTGGAGACACAAGTTCAAGTCAGCGGAAATCAATTGAGAAGGCAAGACGATGACAATAAAGCTGTACGTGAACAGTTAGAATTGGCTGAAACCAAACAAAGAGACATAGTAGCAAAACTCAGGGAACAACAGAATAAGTATACTGACTTAGAATCCAAA atGAAACATGACATGATTTCTTCAAGGATACGAGAAGCTGAGCATGCTCAAATGGTAGCAGAATTAAACCAAAAGATATCAAGATTAGAAGTTAAA aatGAAGAAATGGTAACTGAAGGTGAACTTCGAAATAACTCATTAGATGACAGTGATAAAGTTAAAGAACTTCAAGATAAGGTTGCTGATCTCAAAGCAGAA GTAATGCGACTCGAAGCATGGAAACAACGTTGGGTGAACAACGGCAACACAATCGGCAAGACTGAGAGGTCAGCATCAGTAGATACAACTGAGAGTGAAATGGATGACTCGGCAGATCTGCACTTGCGGTTATCTAGTTGA
- the LOC132949956 gene encoding ecotropic viral integration site 5 ortholog isoform X2: MSPPVNSADMLVSSQTATEFISNNNNNNNNNNNDDDDDDPCEKPALTTEELALLAKLEEANRLIESDSKSLNSISNNSTHSRKSSDASQISLVSGTGSSQDGEEDVWGLWGQVVNDWDNYNKKKNAYLKELVRKGVPHHFRGIVWQLLCGANDSPIRKQYPEYIKATSACEKVIRRDIARTYPEHDFFKEKDGLGQESLFNVMKAYSLHDREVGYCQGSGFIVGLLLMQMPEEEAFAVFVKIMQDYKMRDMFKPTMAELGLCMYQLENLVQDHIPELFVHFQSQSFHTSMYASSWFLTLFTTALALPTACRIIDVFLSEGIEIIFKVALALLQLGKDDLLCLDMEGMLRFFQKELPSRANSDADGLMAQALIIKYNVKRMKKLEKEYTAFKSKEQEEMVELKKLRTENRLLRQKVELLEAESSELAGLLVRGQVSRAEEEETTFIVQRELTALRHTHLETTHALENALDEIKQMSFLITENHNSCQSSLDELSIKQEQLSLKEEMISDLQEELVKVRLRDAENEAAIRDLKDKIGELEHDKKTLRESVVDNSVAHLQEELIAVKLREAEANLSLKDLRQRVNEINSQWQRHLQDKKRIDPPPAPDSTPKKIGNLLNWNNAETQRLEEELMTSKLREMETLAELKELRLKVMELETQVQVSGNQLRRQDDDNKAVREQLELAETKQRDIVAKLREQQNKYTDLESKMKHDMISSRIREAEHAQMVAELNQKISRLEVKNEEMVTEGELRNNSLDDSDKVKELQDKVADLKAELLSPTTPDVEPWKWLG, translated from the exons ATGAGCCCACCAGTTAATTCAGCTGATATGTTGGTATCGTCACAGACGGCCACAGAATTTATAagcaacaacaataacaacaacaacaacaacaacaacgacgacgacgacgacgatcctTGTGAAAAACCGGCACTAACCACCGAAGAACTGGCGCTGTTAGCGAAACTCGAGGAGGCCAATCG GCTCATCGAGTCGGATTCAAAATCGCTCAATTCCATATCTAACAATAGCACACATTCCAGAAAAAGCTCCGATGCGTCACAAATCTCACTCGTGTCTG GTACAGGCTCAAGTCAAGATGGTGAGGAAGATGTATGGGGTCTTTGGGGACAAGTCGTTAATGACTGGGATAATTACAACAAGAAAAAAAACGCATACCTCAAAGAATTAGTTAGAAAAGGAGTGCCACACCATTTCCGAGGAATCGTGTGGCAATTGTTATGTGGCGCTAATGATTCACCAATCAGAAAACAATACCCAGAATACATCAAAGCCACATCAGCGTGTGAAAAA gtaATCAGGAGGGACATTGCACGTACCTATCCTGAACACGATTTCTTCAAAGAAAAAGATGGACTTGGGCAAGAAAGCCTGTTCAACGTCATGAAAGCTTATTCGTTACATGATCGTGAGGTGGGCTACTGCCAAGGTTCAGGATTTATAGTTGGGTTATTATTAATGCAAATGCCTGAGGAAGAAGCATTTGCTGTTTTTGTAAAGATAATGCAAGACTATAAAATGCGAGACATGTTCAAACCAACCATGGCTGAACTTGGTCTGTGCATGTATCAATTAGAAAATTTGGTccag gaTCACATTCCAGAACTTTTTGTACATTTCCAATCACAAAGCTTCCATACTAGTATGTACGCAAGTAGTTGGTTTCTGACATTATTCACCACTGCACTTGCATTACCTACTGCTTGCAG gattattgatgtttttttatCCGAAggaatagaaataatatttaaggtgGCCTTAGCATTGCTTCAATTAGGTAAAGATGATCTCTTGTGTTTAGATATGGAAGGAATGCTTAGA tttttccagAAAGAATTACCTTCCCGTGCTAATTCTGATGCTGATGGTCTGATGGCACAAGCtcttatcattaaatataatgttaaacgcatgaaaaaattagaaaaagaaTATACAGCCTTTAAGAGTAAAGAACAGGAAGAAATGGTTGAACTCAAG AAACTTCGAACTGAAAATCGCTTGCTAAGACAAAAAGTTGAACTTCTTGAAGCTGAGTCTAGTGAACTTGCCGGTCTGTTAGTAAGGGGCCAAGTATCCCGTGCTGAAGAAGAAGAAACAACATTTATTGTACAACGAGAATTAACAGCTCTAAGACATACACATTTAGAGACAACTCATGCTCTAGAAAATGCTTTGGACGAAATTAAACAAATGTCTTTTTTGATAACAGAAAAC CACAACTCTTGTCAATCATCTCTGGATGAGCTTTCAATAAAACAAGAACAATTATCACTTAAAGAAGAAATGATCAGTGATCTTCAAGAAGAATTGGTCAAAGTTAGATTAAGAGATGCTGAAAACGAGGCTGCAATACGTGATCTTAAGGATAAAATCGGGGAGTTAGAACAT gaCAAGAAAACTCTTCGAGAATCAGTTGTGGACAATTCAGTTGCACATCTTCAAGAAGAATTGATTGCTGTAAAATTGAGAGAAGCGGAAGCCAACCTATCTTTAAAAGATCTCAGACAACGAGTTAATGAAATCAACTCGCAATGGCAAAGGCATTTGCAAGATAAAAAAAGGATCGACCCACCGCCTGCACCCGATTCAACACCCAAAAAAATTGGTAACCTATTAAACTGGAACAATGCAGAAACTCAGCGGCTTGAAGAAGAACTTATGACTTCTAAACTTAGAGAAATGGAAACTTTGGCTGAACTTAAAGAACTTAGATTAAAA gtcATGGAACTGGAGACACAAGTTCAAGTCAGCGGAAATCAATTGAGAAGGCAAGACGATGACAATAAAGCTGTACGTGAACAGTTAGAATTGGCTGAAACCAAACAAAGAGACATAGTAGCAAAACTCAGGGAACAACAGAATAAGTATACTGACTTAGAATCCAAA atGAAACATGACATGATTTCTTCAAGGATACGAGAAGCTGAGCATGCTCAAATGGTAGCAGAATTAAACCAAAAGATATCAAGATTAGAAGTTAAA aatGAAGAAATGGTAACTGAAGGTGAACTTCGAAATAACTCATTAGATGACAGTGATAAAGTTAAAGAACTTCAAGATAAGGTTGCTGATCTCAAAGCAGAA CTGCTCTCACCGACCACACCAGACGTTGAACCATGGAAATGGTTAGGCTGA
- the LOC132949956 gene encoding ecotropic viral integration site 5 ortholog isoform X1 — MSPPVNSADMLVSSQTATEFISNNNNNNNNNNNDDDDDDPCEKPALTTEELALLAKLEEANRLIESDSKSLNSISNNSTHSRKSSDASQISLVSGTGSSQDGEEDVWGLWGQVVNDWDNYNKKKNAYLKELVRKGVPHHFRGIVWQLLCGANDSPIRKQYPEYIKATSACEKVIRRDIARTYPEHDFFKEKDGLGQESLFNVMKAYSLHDREVGYCQGSGFIVGLLLMQMPEEEAFAVFVKIMQDYKMRDMFKPTMAELGLCMYQLENLVQDHIPELFVHFQSQSFHTSMYASSWFLTLFTTALALPTACRIIDVFLSEGIEIIFKVALALLQLGKDDLLCLDMEGMLRFFQKELPSRANSDADGLMAQALIIKYNVKRMKKLEKEYTAFKSKEQEEMVELKKLRTENRLLRQKVELLEAESSELAGLLVRGQVSRAEEEETTFIVQRELTALRHTHLETTHALENALDEIKQMSFLITENHNSCQSSLDELSIKQEQLSLKEEMISDLQEELVKVRLRDAENEAAIRDLKDKIGELEHDKKTLRESVVDNSVAHLQEELIAVKLREAEANLSLKDLRQRVNEINSQWQRHLQDKKRIDPPPAPDSTPKKIGNLLNWNNAETQRLEEELMTSKLREMETLAELKELRLKVMELETQVQVSGNQLRRQDDDNKAVREQLELAETKQRDIVAKLREQQNKYTDLESKMKHDMISSRIREAEHAQMVAELNQKISRLEVKNEEMVTEGELRNNSLDDSDKVKELQDKVADLKAEVMRLEAWKQRWVNNGNTIGKTERSASVDTTESEMDDSADLHLRLSS; from the exons ATGAGCCCACCAGTTAATTCAGCTGATATGTTGGTATCGTCACAGACGGCCACAGAATTTATAagcaacaacaataacaacaacaacaacaacaacaacgacgacgacgacgacgatcctTGTGAAAAACCGGCACTAACCACCGAAGAACTGGCGCTGTTAGCGAAACTCGAGGAGGCCAATCG GCTCATCGAGTCGGATTCAAAATCGCTCAATTCCATATCTAACAATAGCACACATTCCAGAAAAAGCTCCGATGCGTCACAAATCTCACTCGTGTCTG GTACAGGCTCAAGTCAAGATGGTGAGGAAGATGTATGGGGTCTTTGGGGACAAGTCGTTAATGACTGGGATAATTACAACAAGAAAAAAAACGCATACCTCAAAGAATTAGTTAGAAAAGGAGTGCCACACCATTTCCGAGGAATCGTGTGGCAATTGTTATGTGGCGCTAATGATTCACCAATCAGAAAACAATACCCAGAATACATCAAAGCCACATCAGCGTGTGAAAAA gtaATCAGGAGGGACATTGCACGTACCTATCCTGAACACGATTTCTTCAAAGAAAAAGATGGACTTGGGCAAGAAAGCCTGTTCAACGTCATGAAAGCTTATTCGTTACATGATCGTGAGGTGGGCTACTGCCAAGGTTCAGGATTTATAGTTGGGTTATTATTAATGCAAATGCCTGAGGAAGAAGCATTTGCTGTTTTTGTAAAGATAATGCAAGACTATAAAATGCGAGACATGTTCAAACCAACCATGGCTGAACTTGGTCTGTGCATGTATCAATTAGAAAATTTGGTccag gaTCACATTCCAGAACTTTTTGTACATTTCCAATCACAAAGCTTCCATACTAGTATGTACGCAAGTAGTTGGTTTCTGACATTATTCACCACTGCACTTGCATTACCTACTGCTTGCAG gattattgatgtttttttatCCGAAggaatagaaataatatttaaggtgGCCTTAGCATTGCTTCAATTAGGTAAAGATGATCTCTTGTGTTTAGATATGGAAGGAATGCTTAGA tttttccagAAAGAATTACCTTCCCGTGCTAATTCTGATGCTGATGGTCTGATGGCACAAGCtcttatcattaaatataatgttaaacgcatgaaaaaattagaaaaagaaTATACAGCCTTTAAGAGTAAAGAACAGGAAGAAATGGTTGAACTCAAG AAACTTCGAACTGAAAATCGCTTGCTAAGACAAAAAGTTGAACTTCTTGAAGCTGAGTCTAGTGAACTTGCCGGTCTGTTAGTAAGGGGCCAAGTATCCCGTGCTGAAGAAGAAGAAACAACATTTATTGTACAACGAGAATTAACAGCTCTAAGACATACACATTTAGAGACAACTCATGCTCTAGAAAATGCTTTGGACGAAATTAAACAAATGTCTTTTTTGATAACAGAAAAC CACAACTCTTGTCAATCATCTCTGGATGAGCTTTCAATAAAACAAGAACAATTATCACTTAAAGAAGAAATGATCAGTGATCTTCAAGAAGAATTGGTCAAAGTTAGATTAAGAGATGCTGAAAACGAGGCTGCAATACGTGATCTTAAGGATAAAATCGGGGAGTTAGAACAT gaCAAGAAAACTCTTCGAGAATCAGTTGTGGACAATTCAGTTGCACATCTTCAAGAAGAATTGATTGCTGTAAAATTGAGAGAAGCGGAAGCCAACCTATCTTTAAAAGATCTCAGACAACGAGTTAATGAAATCAACTCGCAATGGCAAAGGCATTTGCAAGATAAAAAAAGGATCGACCCACCGCCTGCACCCGATTCAACACCCAAAAAAATTGGTAACCTATTAAACTGGAACAATGCAGAAACTCAGCGGCTTGAAGAAGAACTTATGACTTCTAAACTTAGAGAAATGGAAACTTTGGCTGAACTTAAAGAACTTAGATTAAAA gtcATGGAACTGGAGACACAAGTTCAAGTCAGCGGAAATCAATTGAGAAGGCAAGACGATGACAATAAAGCTGTACGTGAACAGTTAGAATTGGCTGAAACCAAACAAAGAGACATAGTAGCAAAACTCAGGGAACAACAGAATAAGTATACTGACTTAGAATCCAAA atGAAACATGACATGATTTCTTCAAGGATACGAGAAGCTGAGCATGCTCAAATGGTAGCAGAATTAAACCAAAAGATATCAAGATTAGAAGTTAAA aatGAAGAAATGGTAACTGAAGGTGAACTTCGAAATAACTCATTAGATGACAGTGATAAAGTTAAAGAACTTCAAGATAAGGTTGCTGATCTCAAAGCAGAA GTAATGCGACTCGAAGCATGGAAACAACGTTGGGTGAACAACGGCAACACAATCGGCAAGACTGAGAGGTCAGCATCAGTAGATACAACTGAGAGTGAAATGGATGACTCGGCAGATCTGCACTTGCGGTTATCTAGTTGA
- the LOC132950355 gene encoding tumor necrosis factor alpha-induced protein 8-like protein, which yields MTEGFKSKEIILQAQKKFLGKVTNKNVIKLFIHERNANILDNLYRLAKIYTGNKKESEKLTKNIIKIIVKLSILYRNDQFDSNELELANNFKDKFRELTMIAVSFYEIEFSYDKNYLINYLFKCREILKELTKRHLTDKTLSRVDKIFDFFSNSVFLDSIFINPAVSELTETVQILINDLKELLDKDL from the exons ATGACGGAAGGATTTAAatcaaaagaaattattttacaagctcaaaaaaaatttttgggcAAAGTaaccaataaaaatgttataaaattatttatacacgaACGCAATGCAAATATTTTGGATAATTTGTATCGACTTGCGAAAATTTAC acgGGAAATAAGAAAGAATCCGAGAAGTTGacgaaaaatataatcaaaataatcgttaaattaagtattttatatagaaatgaTCAATTCGACAGTAATGAATTGGAATtagcaaataattttaaagataaatttagAGAATTAACTATGATTGCAGTAAGTTTTTATGAAATAGAATTCAGTtatgacaaaaattatttaataaattatttatttaagtgtaGAGAAATACTAAAAGAGCTAACCAAAAGACATCTCACAGATAAAACATTGTCCAGGGTAGacaaaatttttgattttttttcaaattctgtatttttagattcaatttttattaaccCTGCAGTTTCCGAATTAACGGAAACCGTGCAAATCTTAATTAACGATTTAAAGGAATTACTGGATAAAgacttatag